Below is a window of Apis mellifera strain DH4 linkage group LG15, Amel_HAv3.1, whole genome shotgun sequence DNA.
taatcaaaaaacgTCGATGTTGGtcgcttaataaataaaatttcgattacaGTCGAGTCGAGTGTGAAATTTCagagtgagagaaagagagagagaggccgaTGGCTGCAGCAGCATGGCTTGCAGGACTAACCGCAGTGCTTTAATACGCTACGTACTTTTGCTTTCAGCCATCTTTCAGGGAAAGAGTTCCTTTTTAACAGGATTCGGACTTGGTTTTCTAGCATTCGGCCTGAAGAAGCTGCTGCTACCTCTGATTTTCGGTGTACAGATCATTAAGAGCGTCCTGCTCGCGCTTTTCCTGCCCAGCATCATAGGGAGTATCGGTAATATCGTCGGCAAAGGTGAGTGGTAACCTTCTTTCTATCAAAATTCTATCGATGTGACGCGACAAATCTCTTCGATCGATTCAGGGGTTTCCTCGTTCGCTCAATCGTCGCACACCACGGCCCAACCCGAAGAGAATTTCGAGTTCAAGGATAATTCCGACTTGTACAACGACGACTATTTGACCAGGCAACCGGTGGGGACTCTACCAGCCTCCGCGATGTACGACGAGACCATGATGCAGTCACAAAAGACGCCAGAAATCGCCTCGAGATATTCTTTCACCGATCACAGAATGACGCATGCTAATGCAGTCGCTGATCGTTATTACACCAGGCACGTCGCAGCCAATGGACTTTCTAAAAAGCAAGATTTCAAGGTAAAGACTGTTATTACGATATTACTCttccatttatcttttttacatatatatatcgtttgatGAAAACTCATTCCCAATTAGAAAAGAGTTACTgctattccatttttttcaatcgagatttgaaagaaagaaagaaacaaggaaagttagagaaattttatagaatagtaATTCGAATCAAGGTACAAGATGagcttcaataaatttaattttagaattacttatttcaatataagtatgaaagaggatttaaaagtaaattaaagaaatttctttaattgaagATTGTTTTACAAATCGCCcgtcaatttcaattaaaattgaaataagtcGTAACGAAGGAATTCAAAGTTGTTTAAAACAAACTCTTTCAGGTGTTCCACGAGATTCCAACGAGCTCGTTGCTGTTGACCAACTACGATCCTTTCTACTCTCCCCTACTGTCACGGCTGGACGCGGTGTTCTCGCGGCTCGGTCACACGAGCGAAGGTTGCAGGGAGTACGCCGTGTGCGCCATGTATCGAAGCCCTGCCAGATACGCGCCCTACTCGAACCTCGTCTCGGCCCAATTGTCCAGGGAATTGAACGAGCTGAGGAGGCCGAGCAGCGACAACCCGGACGTGCTCAGGTTTTTCCGTTACATGAAGGCTGCCAAGGACGGCCAGGACGGCGTCAAGTGCGAGGCCGCCTATTCCAATTGCGCGTTCGCGCGGGAGGATCAAAGCCTCAGGCAGAATCAGGCGATGCTGGCCACGTATCAGGACATCGACAAACTGGTGCACGCGAGGAAGTTGTAAGAGACGGGATTCGACGAAACGAGATGATTCGAATCTATCTTCGACAAgacttttcgaataattatatcatttctcGTAATTCACGGGGTAACCGAGCCAGGTGTTTTCGAGCGTGCGCTCCAGTTTCCAAATGGCATTCGATATGTAACGGAGTTTCTTGAGAACGGAGTTTgaggagaaatatttttttattcatctagATTATCCTATATCTCGATTGAAAGATGATTTTTcctattcaaatattctgaCATTCCGATATCCTACCCGACTAGTCCAGTTCTATGCGGGCATCGAAATCTCCTTCAACGTGGAACATTCCACGAAAGGGATCTCCTCAGGTTCCGTTCAGAAAGATGCAAAAAAGTCTCGAGGCATCCACAGCTCGGTTATCTACGCGTGTCTACACGATGATCGTTTCACAGGGCAATTATATGATCGGTAGTAGTCCGGATCAAAGACAGTTAAATCGAGGCAATTTCGATTGAACAGGGGCTGGCAACGAAAGAACGTCGATAATTACGCGTCGATAACGGTACACGGATATGAAACGCGTGTATCGTTATCACGAACGTTATatagggggggggggggggggggggactCGTCGTGGATCCGACGAATAATTATCTTCTCGAATCGAGAAGAGACACGCACGGTTTATCAGGGAAACAGTTTATACCGCGTgtttctcgatatttcgagTTATCTTTGAATCGCCGGCGTCGATGATACGACGAGATCTTTGAATAAAGTttgattgttaaaataatttttcttttcttttttttttttttcgatgaaatcGTTCGTCGACGATTCAAAGAGTAAACAAAGATGAGAGAACAAAGTGGAAAATCGAAGTGgtatgtgatatatatatatatatataaaacgtaaCCACCAATTTTCCAGCAAAGGAAAACGAGCAATTCCATTTGATTTAGCGGTTTAATTAATCGGCAAGATCAAGCCAATGATCACAGTGGAGTGGAGTTGGAAATCGTGACCAACacctttcgtttttttttttttttcttttaatttaatttagccGTTTAATTGTTCGCGATAATCAGGAGGGATCCAAAGCTCCACggatttagtttatttatttatttattcttaagtCAAGGGTGAGACTTGTTTGGctgttaattttgaattaatcaaCGGAAGCGCGGGGATGATGTGAACATATTCCTGGgcaaaactattatttattaatataataacatttccaTCAGGGTCGGAGAGAGCCGGCCCGACTTCTGGGTCAACCGAGTTCTTTGTACAGTGCGtcaataaaattgtgaatGCGCTAccgatttcttctttcttttttttttttttttttttttttcttccgttttACGAAACATATCGGCACACATCATTCACGGTAATTTGGAAACGGTATTATTCAAcggtattatttcaattatatatatcaggaTGTTGATGTACTTGTTCATAGTTTTGGAGGATAGGATTTCTTCacgaattaatatatgtattatttattcgaaaaattattaaatatgaagcGAAATTGCAATGGATTTTAACAATTGGATaaggaaattgttttttttttctataaatcttgtttataaatttgtctatcgatcgaattttctttttcttcaacctCCAAAGCTGTTTCACGAATATCATcaactcgataaaaaaaaaaaaacgaagttCCTTTTGTTTTCGCGAAATTCGGGATTAATAATGagcgaaaaattttgtattccaGTCTCGATCGCCAATTTCGTTTGCCGTGCTTCCACGAAAGGGTCGAATAATCTAGAATTTAAACAAAGTTTCGAAAGAATAGGTTGGAGAACACGAAAGGAGAAAACGAAAGGAGCAGGCTCGATGACGCACGCTCGATTACTTAAGGAAAGTCCAACGACTTCTTCTCGTTCTCGTCACTCTCTTGCTCCTCCCTCGAAACCGACTTGTTCCGGATCCCACATCCGGGGACCGCTTTCACTTTCGGATTTTTACATGCTCCCTTTTCTGCCCCCGCACGAATCAGCCAACCTACGaatccttctctcctctcacTCCACGAGCCTCCTCGAGCcgagtatataaataaagaggaaagagaCGCGAGCACCGATCGTCTCTAAATCCATCCTCCATTTTGCATTTTGAATTTACGTCAGGAGAAGGTGAgactccatttttcttttttcccctctctctttcgaaaaaagaaacttcgaaactcgatttttatataaatctgaaacaaagagagagattctACGTTGAAATTCCATCATTGTTAGAAACAGCGAGACTTCTTTGATCGATAATtccgaaaaaaagaatctttatcCAATATTCaactcttattatattataaaatcgaattatttatcatttgattAAACGATTGATCGCGATTAACGAATCCATTTCTCAAAGTCGAGATTGAATCGGATTgaatcgaattgaattaatcTAAAGCAATTAGAAACGTTACaattaagagaaaaaggatATTAAAGTCG
It encodes the following:
- the LOC102655520 gene encoding uncharacterized protein LOC102655520 isoform X1, encoding MRVTRILSVLAVAWLASGVKDHVAALNETSHHSPDQPIENEVSLDSGETTTDHHHHPHQTVPGKPTKLDVNVNQIVQTDDRSRYLAEATDPNNSTSPVSRGGEEEEEEGRKEGIVRLVLGDDPAGNASRIMLGSGDGRKGEKGKEERRPDAREHVVKMIRGLRKDLVAGRKARNFLNAIFQGKSSFLTGFGLGFLAFGLKKLLLPLIFGVQIIKSVLLALFLPSIIGSIGNIVGKGVSSFAQSSHTTAQPEENFEFKDNSDLYNDDYLTRQPVGTLPASAMYDETMMQSQKTPEIASRYSFTDHRMTHANAVADRYYTRHVAANGLSKKQDFKVFHEIPTSSLLLTNYDPFYSPLLSRLDAVFSRLGHTSEGCREYAVCAMYRSPARYAPYSNLVSAQLSRELNELRRPSSDNPDVLRFFRYMKAAKDGQDGVKCEAAYSNCAFAREDQSLRQNQAMLATYQDIDKLVHARKL
- the LOC102655520 gene encoding uncharacterized protein LOC102655520 isoform X3 gives rise to the protein MRVTRILSVLAVAWLASGVKDHVAALNETSHHSPDQPIENEVSLDSGETTTDHHHHPHQTVPGKPTKLDVNVNQIVQTDDRSRYLAEATDPNNSTSPVSRGGEEEEEEGRKEGIVRLVLGDDPAGNASRIMLGSGDGRKGEKAIFQGKSSFLTGFGLGFLAFGLKKLLLPLIFGVQIIKSVLLALFLPSIIGSIGNIVGKGVSSFAQSSHTTAQPEENFEFKDNSDLYNDDYLTRQPVGTLPASAMYDETMMQSQKTPEIASRYSFTDHRMTHANAVADRYYTRHVAANGLSKKQDFKVFHEIPTSSLLLTNYDPFYSPLLSRLDAVFSRLGHTSEGCREYAVCAMYRSPARYAPYSNLVSAQLSRELNELRRPSSDNPDVLRFFRYMKAAKDGQDGVKCEAAYSNCAFAREDQSLRQNQAMLATYQDIDKLVHARKL
- the LOC102655520 gene encoding uncharacterized protein LOC102655520 isoform X2, which gives rise to MRVTRILSVLAVAWLASGVKDHVAALNETSHHSPDQPIENEVSLDSGETTTDHHHHPHQTVPGKPTKLDVNVNQIVQTDDRSRYLAEATDPNNSTSPVSRGGEEEEEEGRKEGIVRLVLGDDPAGNASRIMLGSGDGRKGEKGKEERRPDAREHVVKMIRGLRKDLVAGRKARNFLNAFGLKKLLLPLIFGVQIIKSVLLALFLPSIIGSIGNIVGKGVSSFAQSSHTTAQPEENFEFKDNSDLYNDDYLTRQPVGTLPASAMYDETMMQSQKTPEIASRYSFTDHRMTHANAVADRYYTRHVAANGLSKKQDFKVFHEIPTSSLLLTNYDPFYSPLLSRLDAVFSRLGHTSEGCREYAVCAMYRSPARYAPYSNLVSAQLSRELNELRRPSSDNPDVLRFFRYMKAAKDGQDGVKCEAAYSNCAFAREDQSLRQNQAMLATYQDIDKLVHARKL
- the LOC102655520 gene encoding uncharacterized protein LOC102655520 isoform X4, whose product is MRVTRILSVLAVAWLASGVKDHVAALNETSHHSPDQPIENEVSLDSGETTTDHHHHPHQTVPGKPTKLDVNVNQIVQTDDRSRYLAEATDPNNSTSPVSRGGEEEEEEGRKEGIVRLVLGDDPAGNASRIMLGSGDGRKGEKAFGLKKLLLPLIFGVQIIKSVLLALFLPSIIGSIGNIVGKGVSSFAQSSHTTAQPEENFEFKDNSDLYNDDYLTRQPVGTLPASAMYDETMMQSQKTPEIASRYSFTDHRMTHANAVADRYYTRHVAANGLSKKQDFKVFHEIPTSSLLLTNYDPFYSPLLSRLDAVFSRLGHTSEGCREYAVCAMYRSPARYAPYSNLVSAQLSRELNELRRPSSDNPDVLRFFRYMKAAKDGQDGVKCEAAYSNCAFAREDQSLRQNQAMLATYQDIDKLVHARKL